A portion of the Bdellovibrionales bacterium genome contains these proteins:
- a CDS encoding Mrp/NBP35 family ATP-binding protein, with the protein MTQNPFSQQTAIPGIKNVIAVGSGKGGVGKSTVAINIAIALGKNYQVGILDADLYGPSIPRMLGAINQKPSIGENGKIQPLQRYGLKAMSIGFLVDESQALIWRGPMLFKAMDQFFRDVEWGNLDYLIIDLPPGTGDVALTMAQKIPVNGAITVCTPQNLAFADAKKALDMYDKVNIPQLGLVENMSYLLDPETHQKIQLFPKGDIDTFLSVRKIPKLGEIPFHPDVAISSEAGVPLMISHPDSPEGCVFSTIAAQIVRDLPPQ; encoded by the coding sequence GTGACACAAAATCCATTTTCCCAACAAACTGCAATTCCAGGCATTAAAAACGTCATTGCAGTAGGCTCAGGTAAGGGTGGGGTCGGCAAAAGCACTGTCGCCATTAATATCGCCATTGCCTTAGGCAAGAACTACCAGGTGGGAATATTAGACGCAGATCTCTATGGCCCCAGCATCCCGAGGATGCTCGGTGCCATAAATCAAAAACCGAGTATCGGCGAAAATGGAAAGATCCAGCCGCTTCAACGATATGGACTAAAGGCGATGAGTATTGGTTTTCTGGTGGATGAGTCTCAAGCGCTCATTTGGAGGGGTCCCATGCTCTTCAAAGCAATGGACCAGTTTTTCCGAGATGTCGAATGGGGTAACCTCGACTATTTGATCATTGATCTCCCACCGGGTACGGGTGACGTCGCCTTAACGATGGCTCAGAAAATTCCAGTCAACGGAGCCATCACTGTCTGCACCCCTCAAAATCTCGCCTTTGCTGACGCCAAGAAAGCTCTCGATATGTACGACAAGGTAAACATCCCTCAGTTGGGCCTCGTCGAGAATATGTCTTATTTGCTCGATCCCGAAACTCATCAAAAAATCCAACTTTTTCCAAAGGGAGACATTGATACATTTCTCTCTGTCAGAAAAATTCCAAAGCTGGGCGAAATCCCCTTTCACCCCGATGTGGCTATCAGTTCTGAAGCCGGAGTCCCTCTGATGATCAGTCATCCTGATTCCCCAGAAGGATGCGTTTTTTCCACCATTGCGGCACAGATTGTGAGGGATTTGCCTCCTCAATAA
- a CDS encoding LysM peptidoglycan-binding domain-containing protein, producing MQKCRMGLVLVAWVGLTACSHFQSPPENNDSSAVESESPESLAVIKGANDKLSDSPVQVENIPIEVNKQVQKWVNYFQGRGRRYMETYLERSSRYLPMMKAELRSQGLPDDLVYVSLIESGFSHKAHSHAAAVGYWQFIRETGKNYGLRIDPFVDERRDPVLSTQAAGRYFKALHNLFGNWYLALASYNTGENRVKRAVMRHYTRDFWELSKNRRLPRETANYVPKFIAATLIAKNPEDYGFHKLSYEAEFGYETIEITKPISLQKLASGMSLVSYEDLQRLNPMFRTYYVPVEPGSAVTLRIPVGSRDRALAAIDLSDSIPPVFVASESGRYKIRRGDSLSVIARRHHTSVATLRRLNGFSNRSLLRIGQRIRVPERELNVYVSHRDTASLEKSGQSNSLTPEIKYHVMKRGENLNLVAKKYGATIESLKKLNNLSRRGMVFVGQKIAVKAEKGRMHVVRRGETLTNIARQYGVNITKIALANQLSNRSNIMIGSELVIPQ from the coding sequence ATGCAAAAATGCAGAATGGGTCTTGTGTTAGTGGCATGGGTGGGCCTGACTGCTTGTAGTCATTTTCAATCCCCTCCAGAAAATAATGACAGCTCAGCTGTAGAAAGCGAAAGTCCAGAATCTCTCGCTGTTATCAAAGGTGCAAATGACAAGCTTTCTGATTCGCCCGTTCAAGTCGAGAATATTCCGATCGAAGTAAATAAGCAGGTTCAGAAATGGGTTAATTATTTTCAGGGCCGAGGTCGTCGCTACATGGAAACCTATCTGGAGCGATCCTCAAGATATCTCCCTATGATGAAGGCGGAGTTGCGCAGTCAAGGTTTGCCAGACGATCTTGTGTATGTTTCTTTGATTGAATCTGGATTTAGTCACAAAGCGCACAGTCATGCGGCAGCGGTGGGGTATTGGCAGTTCATTCGAGAAACTGGTAAAAATTACGGATTGCGGATTGATCCATTTGTTGATGAAAGACGGGATCCTGTTCTATCTACTCAGGCCGCAGGTAGATATTTTAAAGCACTTCACAATCTTTTTGGAAATTGGTACCTCGCTCTTGCTTCTTACAACACGGGAGAAAACAGGGTCAAGCGAGCTGTGATGAGGCACTACACGAGGGATTTTTGGGAACTTTCCAAGAATCGTCGTCTGCCGCGCGAGACAGCCAATTATGTGCCAAAGTTTATCGCGGCCACACTCATCGCAAAAAATCCGGAGGATTATGGGTTTCACAAACTTTCGTATGAAGCCGAGTTTGGATACGAGACAATTGAGATCACGAAGCCAATAAGTCTCCAAAAGCTGGCAAGCGGCATGTCGTTAGTGAGTTACGAAGATCTTCAACGATTAAATCCGATGTTTCGGACCTACTATGTGCCGGTTGAGCCAGGCAGTGCGGTGACCCTGAGAATTCCCGTTGGGTCACGGGATAGGGCTCTGGCGGCGATTGATCTGAGTGACTCAATCCCCCCCGTATTTGTAGCCTCAGAATCGGGCAGATATAAAATTCGAAGAGGCGATTCTCTTTCTGTAATAGCTCGACGTCATCACACATCCGTTGCGACACTTCGTCGTCTCAATGGTTTTTCAAATCGAAGCCTTCTGCGCATTGGACAGAGGATTCGTGTTCCCGAGCGTGAACTCAATGTTTACGTTAGTCATCGTGATACGGCTTCTTTGGAAAAGAGTGGCCAGAGCAACTCTTTAACCCCTGAGATCAAGTACCACGTGATGAAACGGGGAGAAAATCTGAATCTCGTTGCCAAGAAGTATGGCGCGACAATTGAGAGCTTGAAGAAGTTGAACAATCTGAGTCGTCGAGGAATGGTCTTTGTGGGGCAAAAAATTGCCGTAAAAGCTGAGAAGGGGCGAATGCATGTTGTTCGTCGTGGCGAAACCCTCACAAATATTGCCCGTCAATATGGGGTGAATATCACAAAAATTGCTCTGGCCAACCAGCTGTCCAATCGTTCTAATATCATGATTGGGAGCGAGCTCGTTATTCCACAGTGA
- a CDS encoding transglycosylase SLT domain-containing protein, whose amino-acid sequence MFKIVIRALVFIAIWMSALGEAQVNLRQVLLRSDIELPASRWYFDNSPIPKGGASVARLLITLRQEDKKNNAEKCLGTAAQLNKIAQGLRPWLAITELNCAMKLSEKNQGHLVSLSSIIDRIDKNSDWFLQGPQANELRQVYVKALLHLLSKQLKSNRRQAWNTIDRIMQKKSWLDQAAQGQLYRSAGDLAFIQQNLSAAADYFGRSYRALPQPEMRQRLESLRGVLAKSESKTTVIQQGQAVTPDLTIEVSQEETELQQRIGVALSGGDFLAAVEDCVKLIKKFPGGRRSDWASDKILEVLTNIISNSDSKLRLLKERILDQLDKADGGRQAEWAKNLFGRGYYLESVRLADSSLSEMKGKSTATPLYVMGQSSLFLGDYKKAEQSFEKLIQEHGGTDIAAEALFRLGLTHLRQQKYPAGVASFERLLSLPKGKQWELQARYWLYRSLQKFNSERAVQEGKLLIDRFPLTYYGLRTRIETNENRLRFEPDPKGPVKIQLWLSEVENQAWERFQVLLQAGWLKEAQAELGFLPSPQSPEEKIVRARLMALAFDHFGAISMTNEAWEEDRGLLRSGLYGLSFPREFQSLVKQAAIKQGLDSALVLGLIKQESSFRLDAVSPANAAGLMQIVPITARDSAQYTNYKKKLSLPEDLFDPELNILFGTSYLRRMIRAFDGHLLLALGSYNLGIGRLRKWLAYREDLAKMSSRGSSDPFDDLWIDELPWSETSFYVKAVMRNFLVYRALEGREVVISPSIWEGAIQ is encoded by the coding sequence ATGTTTAAAATCGTCATCAGGGCACTTGTCTTTATTGCAATCTGGATGTCTGCTTTGGGCGAGGCGCAGGTAAATCTTCGCCAAGTGTTGCTGAGAAGTGACATTGAGCTGCCGGCCTCAAGGTGGTACTTCGATAATTCTCCAATTCCTAAAGGTGGAGCTTCAGTTGCTCGTCTACTGATAACCTTGAGACAGGAAGATAAAAAAAATAATGCGGAGAAGTGCTTGGGAACAGCTGCCCAACTCAACAAGATAGCTCAGGGATTGCGACCCTGGTTAGCGATCACAGAGTTGAATTGTGCCATGAAGTTATCTGAAAAAAACCAAGGTCATCTTGTGTCCTTGAGCTCTATCATTGATAGAATAGACAAAAATTCTGATTGGTTTTTACAGGGCCCCCAGGCGAACGAGCTTCGGCAAGTCTATGTCAAAGCGCTTTTGCACCTTCTGAGTAAGCAGCTTAAATCCAACCGACGTCAGGCATGGAATACCATCGATCGTATCATGCAGAAAAAATCTTGGCTTGATCAGGCCGCCCAGGGACAACTTTATCGGTCTGCTGGAGATCTGGCCTTTATTCAGCAGAATTTGAGTGCGGCGGCCGATTATTTTGGACGAAGTTACCGTGCTCTGCCACAACCAGAAATGCGTCAGCGGCTTGAATCCCTTCGGGGAGTCTTAGCCAAATCTGAAAGCAAAACAACGGTTATTCAGCAAGGCCAAGCAGTCACTCCGGATCTCACCATTGAAGTATCTCAAGAGGAGACTGAACTTCAGCAGAGGATAGGAGTTGCTTTGAGCGGTGGAGATTTTCTTGCCGCCGTAGAGGACTGTGTGAAATTGATCAAGAAGTTTCCCGGAGGACGGAGATCTGATTGGGCCAGTGATAAAATCCTTGAAGTTCTGACGAATATAATTTCCAACTCGGATTCTAAACTTCGACTTTTGAAAGAAAGAATTCTTGATCAATTAGATAAAGCGGACGGTGGGCGTCAGGCTGAATGGGCCAAAAATCTTTTTGGCCGTGGTTATTATCTTGAAAGTGTTCGTCTTGCCGACTCCAGTCTGTCCGAAATGAAGGGGAAGTCAACCGCGACGCCTCTCTATGTGATGGGACAGTCTTCCTTGTTTTTGGGTGATTATAAAAAAGCAGAACAAAGTTTTGAAAAACTGATTCAGGAGCATGGGGGAACAGATATCGCAGCTGAAGCCCTGTTTAGATTGGGTCTCACTCATCTTCGTCAGCAAAAATATCCGGCCGGTGTGGCTTCGTTCGAGCGATTGTTGTCCCTTCCAAAGGGGAAACAATGGGAGCTACAAGCTCGCTATTGGCTGTACCGATCTCTTCAAAAATTCAATTCCGAACGTGCTGTGCAGGAAGGGAAGCTCTTGATCGATCGTTTTCCTTTAACCTATTATGGATTGAGAACCAGAATTGAAACAAACGAAAATCGTCTGAGATTTGAACCGGACCCGAAGGGGCCAGTTAAGATTCAGCTCTGGCTGAGTGAGGTAGAAAATCAGGCTTGGGAAAGATTTCAAGTTCTGTTGCAAGCCGGATGGCTTAAGGAAGCCCAAGCAGAACTTGGGTTTTTGCCTTCACCACAGTCTCCGGAAGAAAAAATAGTAAGAGCAAGGTTGATGGCTTTAGCATTCGATCATTTCGGAGCTATCTCCATGACGAATGAGGCTTGGGAGGAAGATCGCGGGCTTTTGAGATCTGGGCTTTATGGTCTTTCTTTTCCTCGAGAGTTTCAGTCTTTAGTAAAACAAGCGGCTATCAAGCAGGGGCTCGACTCGGCTTTGGTTCTTGGGTTGATTAAACAAGAGAGTTCTTTTCGTCTTGATGCTGTGAGCCCCGCGAACGCGGCGGGCCTGATGCAAATTGTACCCATTACGGCGCGAGATTCTGCGCAATACACCAATTACAAAAAGAAGCTATCGCTGCCGGAAGATCTCTTTGATCCGGAATTGAATATTTTGTTTGGGACAAGTTATTTGAGAAGAATGATCAGAGCTTTTGATGGGCATTTGTTGCTCGCTTTGGGTAGTTATAATCTTGGTATTGGTCGCCTCAGAAAGTGGCTGGCTTATCGGGAAGACTTGGCCAAGATGAGTTCGCGGGGATCTTCAGATCCTTTCGATGACCTCTGGATTGATGAACTGCCTTGGAGTGAGACAAGTTTTTATGTGAAGGCCGTTATGCGCAATTTTTTAGTTTACCGTGCTTTAGAAGGTCGCGAAGTTGTCATATCCCCTTCTATATGGGAGGGAGCCATCCAATAG
- a CDS encoding protein BatD has translation MAKIGKFWLLFVFAVTGLNLNWALASEGVNVTASVDRESMEEGDTFTLLISVSSKGSVTVEEPRLPSFKNLDLINSWSSSETSSTYANGQFQVQQSRIFNYMLAPNAAGKQRIDPVEVVVNGNSYRTKALDIEVKKAGSIPTRPKAQTPPGQPVDPLDDADELFSQLLRRRMPGFKSQPINPDESFFIQVDVDKTKVYEGQQVTASWYLYTRSLIRDIDTLKYPALNGFWKEEIDLATRLEWQDEVINGLVYKKALLVSYALFPIKQGKAVIDPYKAKCSVMADSAFGFGRQYVYTKASKPVEIQVLPVPSEGRPADYTGAVGQFEVTGGISEQTVAANQPVTLKVRFDGRGNAKLIDLPKLGLPSSIEVYDTKSESKFFKNGQSYKEFEVLLIPREAGSVTIPALSFSLFDPNTGQFYKRGTSEIVLTVTPSAGDQAIASAPRESKDEAKEKEKEARNGMPDLALGWEESGWDFPFQPLIFWPFVYLAIFIALGFWTMMQFGIWRKGRDLRALYKKRILRIIKLADKGDWRSVGVEGTNLIYLILGEISGSRGGYQELEKLVMKAPPSVRREVEAPLRKIMNTLEALGFAPEALTASLRDKKELKKTVSELDKLLSHTLDLALVSLQETTPDKGKA, from the coding sequence ATGGCAAAGATTGGTAAATTCTGGTTGCTATTTGTCTTCGCTGTCACGGGGCTGAATCTTAATTGGGCATTGGCGTCTGAGGGAGTCAACGTCACGGCCTCTGTGGATCGAGAATCAATGGAGGAAGGGGATACCTTCACCCTTCTCATTTCAGTGTCGAGCAAAGGAAGCGTGACGGTTGAAGAACCCCGACTGCCAAGTTTTAAAAATCTTGATCTTATTAATTCCTGGTCATCATCGGAGACAAGTAGCACGTACGCCAATGGACAGTTTCAGGTCCAGCAGTCCCGGATTTTCAATTATATGTTGGCCCCCAATGCGGCGGGAAAGCAACGCATCGATCCTGTTGAAGTCGTCGTAAATGGAAACTCCTATAGGACCAAGGCTCTCGACATTGAAGTGAAGAAGGCGGGTTCTATTCCAACTCGTCCAAAAGCTCAAACACCTCCGGGACAGCCCGTTGATCCCTTGGATGATGCCGATGAGCTGTTCTCTCAATTGCTGCGCAGGCGGATGCCTGGATTCAAATCGCAACCTATCAACCCAGATGAATCATTTTTTATTCAAGTCGACGTGGACAAAACGAAGGTTTATGAAGGACAGCAAGTGACTGCTTCCTGGTATCTTTACACACGTAGTTTGATCCGTGATATCGACACTCTTAAATATCCAGCGCTCAATGGATTTTGGAAAGAAGAGATTGATCTGGCGACTCGCCTCGAGTGGCAAGATGAGGTGATCAATGGCTTGGTATATAAGAAGGCTTTGCTTGTGTCTTATGCCCTATTTCCTATCAAGCAAGGCAAAGCCGTTATAGATCCTTACAAAGCAAAATGCTCAGTTATGGCCGACTCTGCTTTTGGATTTGGTCGTCAATATGTTTACACGAAGGCCAGCAAGCCTGTGGAAATTCAGGTCTTACCCGTGCCCTCAGAGGGCCGACCGGCTGATTATACAGGTGCTGTTGGACAATTTGAAGTGACGGGAGGGATTTCAGAGCAGACGGTTGCTGCGAACCAACCCGTAACATTGAAGGTTAGGTTTGATGGTCGCGGCAATGCGAAGCTGATTGATCTGCCAAAGCTCGGTCTTCCCTCTTCAATTGAAGTCTATGATACCAAGAGTGAATCAAAATTTTTTAAGAACGGACAGAGTTATAAAGAATTTGAAGTTTTATTGATTCCCCGGGAGGCAGGATCGGTTACCATACCTGCTCTCAGTTTTAGTCTTTTTGATCCCAATACCGGTCAGTTTTACAAGAGGGGGACCTCCGAGATTGTGTTGACCGTGACACCAAGCGCTGGCGATCAGGCGATTGCGTCGGCTCCAAGAGAATCAAAGGACGAAGCTAAAGAAAAGGAAAAGGAAGCTCGCAACGGCATGCCTGATCTGGCTTTGGGGTGGGAAGAAAGCGGATGGGACTTTCCTTTTCAGCCTCTGATATTTTGGCCTTTTGTTTACTTAGCGATATTCATTGCCCTGGGATTCTGGACAATGATGCAATTTGGTATTTGGCGAAAGGGCAGGGATTTGCGGGCTCTCTACAAGAAGAGAATTCTTCGTATCATTAAGCTTGCGGACAAGGGAGATTGGCGCTCGGTGGGGGTCGAAGGAACCAATCTCATTTATCTGATCTTGGGAGAAATTTCAGGATCGAGGGGAGGATATCAGGAACTGGAAAAGCTAGTCATGAAGGCTCCTCCAAGCGTTCGACGGGAGGTCGAAGCTCCTCTACGCAAGATCATGAATACTCTAGAGGCCTTGGGATTTGCGCCGGAGGCATTGACCGCCTCGCTGAGGGATAAAAAGGAGCTTAAAAAGACAGTGAGCGAATTAGATAAACTTTTGAGTCACACTCTTGATCTTGCTCTTGTTTCTCTACAGGAAACAACACCTGACAAAGGTAAGGCTTGA
- a CDS encoding tetratricopeptide repeat protein: MKSLIVGIILCLCLAATAVIARNLSVKAIELNNQGVDSLKKESSYPAYKSFVAALAEDPFNLYVQLNLGLAFLLNKEPDKAVKTFGTVVRLAEGNPELQFYGFFNAAVALAQEGQIEAALQNYQNALELRPDSVEVKTNIELLWQGEGQGKGKGEGKDKKDDPNGKEKGEGKGKDKRDQSKDQQYENSKPTKQKLGGGSLTKEQIQAILEELKNQEQKIRAEENEQGLKEAPNGKDW, from the coding sequence ATGAAAAGTCTGATTGTTGGAATTATTCTTTGTTTGTGTTTGGCGGCAACGGCGGTCATTGCCAGAAATTTAAGTGTGAAGGCCATCGAGCTCAACAATCAGGGGGTCGATAGTCTTAAGAAGGAAAGCAGCTATCCGGCTTACAAGAGTTTTGTGGCGGCCCTTGCTGAGGATCCATTTAATTTGTACGTTCAACTGAATTTGGGACTGGCCTTTTTACTCAATAAGGAACCTGATAAAGCCGTGAAAACTTTTGGTACCGTAGTTCGTTTGGCTGAAGGCAATCCTGAGTTACAATTTTACGGTTTTTTCAATGCGGCAGTTGCCTTGGCCCAAGAGGGTCAGATTGAAGCGGCTCTTCAGAACTATCAAAATGCCTTGGAGCTTCGCCCCGATTCTGTCGAGGTAAAGACAAATATTGAGTTGCTATGGCAAGGAGAAGGCCAGGGCAAAGGAAAAGGAGAGGGGAAAGATAAAAAGGACGATCCCAACGGAAAGGAAAAGGGAGAGGGGAAGGGCAAAGACAAACGAGATCAGAGCAAGGACCAACAGTATGAGAACTCTAAGCCCACAAAACAGAAACTTGGAGGAGGGTCTTTAACAAAGGAACAAATTCAAGCTATCTTAGAAGAGTTGAAAAATCAGGAGCAGAAAATTCGCGCAGAAGAAAATGAACAGGGATTAAAGGAGGCACCGAATGGCAAAGATTGGTAA
- a CDS encoding VWA domain-containing protein: MNEYRFADPAALQLLWLIPLFFVLSVYLNRVQTRKIVKALGSKLAPFLTSSVSTVRRRWKLILELSAIGCFIFALARPQAGQSRQKVKSEGIEIVILFDVSNSMESEDVKPSRLELAKKEVGRLLDLMSGDRVGLIAFASSAVVMSPVSTDLSAIKMFIESLSPKSVSSQGTEFAKALGEAKDAFRRGGIEADEDSSVTRAILIVSDGEDQEPGALKVAKELADEGIRIFSLGVGTEKGGPIPLRDEFGNLRGYRKDQSGKVILTQTKGTPLKDLASEGKGSFYHATFGGNAPRTLYEDIRKLEQSQFGSAVVTNYDEKYQGFLIAGIILLLIELALSERRRSGRIWKGRFEVAEQ, translated from the coding sequence TACTTGAATCGAGTGCAGACCAGAAAAATAGTGAAGGCTCTGGGTTCAAAGCTGGCCCCTTTTCTCACTTCGAGCGTATCGACCGTTCGGCGTCGTTGGAAACTCATTTTAGAACTCTCTGCGATTGGCTGTTTTATCTTTGCCTTGGCCCGTCCCCAAGCGGGGCAGTCACGGCAGAAAGTAAAAAGCGAGGGCATCGAGATCGTTATTCTGTTTGATGTGTCCAACAGCATGGAATCTGAGGACGTGAAACCAAGTCGTTTAGAATTGGCTAAGAAAGAGGTGGGACGTCTTCTCGATCTGATGTCCGGAGATCGCGTCGGATTGATAGCTTTTGCGAGCTCGGCGGTGGTGATGTCTCCCGTAAGCACCGATTTGTCAGCGATAAAGATGTTTATTGAATCCCTTTCTCCCAAATCGGTATCAAGTCAGGGCACTGAGTTTGCTAAGGCGCTCGGCGAAGCCAAGGATGCTTTTCGTCGAGGGGGAATTGAAGCAGATGAGGATTCATCAGTCACTCGAGCGATTTTGATTGTTTCAGATGGTGAAGATCAAGAGCCTGGAGCTTTGAAGGTAGCAAAGGAATTGGCTGATGAAGGCATTCGAATATTCTCTTTAGGAGTGGGAACAGAAAAAGGGGGACCGATTCCTCTGCGAGATGAATTTGGAAATCTTCGTGGATATCGTAAGGATCAAAGTGGAAAGGTGATATTGACCCAAACCAAGGGAACGCCCTTGAAGGATCTGGCCAGCGAAGGGAAGGGAAGTTTTTATCACGCCACATTTGGAGGTAATGCCCCTCGGACTCTGTATGAGGATATTCGTAAACTCGAACAATCACAGTTTGGTTCTGCGGTTGTGACAAATTACGATGAGAAATATCAGGGATTTCTTATCGCAGGAATTATTTTGCTGCTGATCGAATTGGCACTCAGCGAACGCCGCCGCTCGGGCCGGATTTGGAAGGGGCGATTCGAGGTTGCTGAGCAATGA